A single Parabacteroides timonensis DNA region contains:
- a CDS encoding DUF4832 domain-containing protein yields the protein MKHIAIIFFSISMLLNLGTGCTSEKQHLTFRGIYADDPAGTEGLHNPERGFRLEVALDVTEKNYVWAPDKYPDITSYLEEEAEKYASDSISLVQTYFYLTGAVGKALTADDFNTMDIFFDKLRELGMKAVLRFAYETQFMGRAATGPTLDDIIRHTEQLKPFLAKNKDVIQVVQAGMIGAWGEWHSSFHGLERSDDTKRTILQHICRMTPEGRYIQIRVPEYKNLLDPSSDDYKRTSFHDDFIVIKKHLWDGGMSEGTPAYEQIVRESAYLPVDGELPWGTWSMNEDPDSPEAGWIIDGLQTAKRLSLQHYTSLSAIHNYKEKNTKDKYSMKYWKETPVTEAFLKENKMPVSNGYFNTKDKKIAERNVFDYIRDHLGYRIELQDLTIAPTADKNNKEIELSLINRGFSTLFNEHPVYFVLIDNKGNIVHTELTGANVNEWQPYSPDDTLCTPLIHKIKTNMHIPETIDPGNYQLGLWIPDGADRLKKNARYAIRCANGDVEWWVSEDNQYGINILTTLII from the coding sequence ATGAAACATATAGCGATTATCTTTTTTTCCATCAGCATGTTGTTAAACTTGGGAACGGGATGTACCTCGGAAAAACAACACCTCACATTCCGTGGTATATATGCCGATGATCCGGCCGGAACAGAAGGTTTACATAATCCGGAACGTGGTTTCCGCCTGGAGGTGGCATTGGATGTCACAGAAAAGAACTATGTATGGGCTCCCGATAAATATCCCGATATCACATCTTATCTGGAAGAAGAAGCTGAGAAATATGCTTCTGATAGTATATCCCTGGTGCAGACTTATTTCTATCTGACAGGAGCAGTCGGAAAAGCGTTGACAGCTGACGATTTTAATACGATGGATATCTTTTTCGATAAACTACGTGAACTCGGGATGAAAGCTGTTTTACGTTTTGCCTACGAAACTCAATTCATGGGACGCGCTGCTACAGGACCGACTTTGGACGATATCATCCGTCACACAGAACAACTCAAACCATTTCTGGCAAAGAATAAAGATGTGATCCAGGTCGTACAGGCCGGCATGATAGGTGCATGGGGCGAATGGCATAGTTCATTCCATGGCCTAGAGAGATCAGACGATACCAAACGTACCATTTTACAACATATTTGCCGAATGACACCCGAAGGACGTTATATCCAGATCCGCGTACCGGAATATAAGAATCTACTAGATCCCTCCTCCGATGATTATAAACGTACTTCTTTTCACGATGATTTTATTGTCATCAAGAAACATCTTTGGGATGGAGGAATGTCGGAAGGAACACCGGCATACGAACAGATCGTGCGTGAATCGGCGTATCTTCCGGTCGATGGAGAATTGCCTTGGGGTACATGGAGTATGAATGAAGATCCGGACAGTCCGGAAGCCGGCTGGATAATTGACGGACTTCAAACAGCAAAGCGTCTTTCCCTGCAACACTATACCTCCCTGAGTGCCATTCATAATTATAAGGAGAAAAACACCAAAGACAAATATTCCATGAAATACTGGAAAGAGACACCTGTCACAGAAGCTTTCCTGAAAGAGAATAAAATGCCTGTTTCAAATGGTTATTTTAATACTAAAGATAAAAAGATTGCTGAACGTAATGTTTTCGATTATATCCGGGATCACCTGGGATATCGAATTGAGTTACAGGATTTAACAATAGCACCCACCGCTGATAAAAACAATAAGGAAATAGAACTGTCACTGATCAACCGTGGTTTTTCCACACTGTTTAATGAACATCCTGTTTATTTCGTACTGATAGACAATAAAGGGAACATTGTCCATACCGAATTAACAGGTGCCAACGTAAACGAATGGCAACCTTATAGCCCGGATGATACGCTTTGTACTCCGTTGATCCATAAAATCAAAACGAATATGCATATACCGGAAACCATCGATCCCGGGAATTATCAGTTAGGCCTATGGATTCCGGATGGGGCTGATCGTTTGAAGAAAAACGCCCGCTATGCAATTCGTTGTGCCAATGGCGATGTGGAATGGTGGGTCTCCGAAGACAACCAATATGGTATAAATATTTTGACAACATTAATAATCTGA
- a CDS encoding family 16 glycosylhydrolase, with the protein MNYKHLFSTLCACFLLQGATLVIQAQDYPANPLEKEGYRLIFHDEFEGNEIDKSKWIPEYLPSWPKDRSICTPTYEMKDGVIKLIIDKNSKNEFDKSMYISGFMSASRTGLHHYDPKKKALHEIKTEATQINQYGYYEMRAKMQNGGGVHCAWWLIGFEDDPNQSCEIDIFEILGTDVNKIWATVHSWKDSTIQYHTEHPWFANKKLAEEFHIYGFDWTPEGVAVYVDGIQVMKHKAAITYPLIQIISFYDNRKAKNGWTGTYDPSIPYPKSFDIDYIRMYKKIPDGYKAVSANELRIISIEPARMEVTEGKAVLRNIDGHITRELLYTPSYVNVHYNDGTVTQQFVEWEALSDEAFSRIQKAGTVIVDGKITGLSDTLLKGEKATLIITTK; encoded by the coding sequence ATGAACTATAAACACTTATTCAGTACTTTGTGTGCATGTTTTCTCCTGCAGGGAGCTACACTGGTAATACAGGCGCAAGATTATCCTGCCAATCCACTGGAAAAAGAAGGATACCGCCTGATCTTCCACGATGAATTTGAAGGAAATGAAATTGATAAAAGTAAATGGATTCCGGAATATTTACCCTCCTGGCCCAAAGACAGGAGTATCTGTACACCTACTTATGAGATGAAAGACGGAGTTATCAAACTCATTATTGATAAAAATTCAAAGAATGAATTCGATAAAAGCATGTATATCTCCGGATTTATGAGTGCCAGTCGTACAGGGCTTCACCATTATGACCCTAAAAAGAAAGCACTGCACGAGATAAAGACAGAAGCCACTCAGATCAATCAATATGGTTACTATGAAATGCGTGCAAAGATGCAAAACGGAGGAGGCGTACATTGTGCCTGGTGGCTGATCGGCTTCGAGGATGATCCCAACCAAAGCTGCGAGATCGATATTTTTGAGATCCTGGGGACAGATGTAAATAAAATATGGGCAACAGTGCATAGCTGGAAAGACTCTACGATCCAGTATCATACAGAGCATCCCTGGTTTGCCAACAAAAAGTTGGCAGAAGAATTTCATATATATGGATTTGACTGGACGCCGGAAGGGGTTGCTGTCTACGTCGACGGCATACAGGTGATGAAGCATAAAGCAGCTATAACATATCCACTTATTCAGATCATTTCTTTTTATGATAACCGGAAAGCGAAAAATGGCTGGACCGGCACCTATGATCCGTCCATTCCTTACCCTAAAAGTTTCGATATCGATTATATCCGCATGTATAAGAAGATACCGGATGGTTATAAGGCCGTTTCTGCCAATGAACTGCGCATAATCTCCATTGAACCGGCCCGTATGGAAGTTACCGAAGGAAAAGCCGTATTGCGGAATATCGACGGGCATATCACTCGTGAACTCCTATATACACCATCTTATGTGAATGTCCATTATAATGACGGAACTGTCACTCAACAGTTTGTTGAATGGGAAGCGCTGAGTGATGAAGCATTCAGCCGGATTCAAAAAGCCGGGACTGTCATTGTCGACGGTAAAATAACCGGTCTATCCGACACTCTGTTAAAAGGGGAAAAGGCAACATTGATCATTACAACCAAATAA
- a CDS encoding glycoside hydrolase family 31 protein, which produces MKHSMKAFLLSLVVILGILPCRAGSKYESKISSLENEKWWGGMVALGSQMPFKENMRLFDLSTENLNNQNVPLLISSEGRYIWSDKPFSFKFENGILQLFSDFENIEPVLAGNTLKDAYIAASAKYFPPSGQLPDSLFFSMPQYNTWIELMYNQNQEDVLKYADNILKYKFPVGVFMVDDNWQKYYGNFDFKPERFPDPKGMIDQLHKDGFRIMLWICPFVSPDSPEFRELQQKNYLIKKKGTNQAAIIPWWNGYSACYDLSNPAAAEHLKQQLRTMQDKYGVDGFKFDAGDIGPYSDPDLEFYDKDATSVDMCEYWAKIGLDFPFNEYRAGWKMGGQPLVQRLGDKDYSWNAVGLLIPDMIAAGLLGYAYACPDMIGGGQFGSFLGIDQTKLDQELIVRSCQVHTLMPMMQFSVAPWRILDEKHLAICRDYAHLHEKMGGYILDQARSSAQTGEPIIRHMEYAFPHQGFVNCKDQFMLGDKYLVAPILTKEHIRKVMLPKGEWRDDTGKKFRGPKTIEVNAPLERLPWFEKIK; this is translated from the coding sequence ATGAAGCATTCGATGAAAGCCTTTTTGTTGTCCCTGGTTGTAATCTTAGGAATATTACCTTGTAGGGCAGGAAGTAAATATGAATCCAAAATATCTTCTTTGGAAAATGAAAAATGGTGGGGAGGTATGGTGGCACTTGGCTCTCAAATGCCGTTTAAGGAAAATATGCGTCTGTTCGATCTTTCTACTGAGAATTTGAATAATCAGAATGTTCCCCTTTTGATTTCATCAGAGGGACGATACATATGGAGTGATAAACCTTTTTCATTCAAGTTTGAAAACGGAATATTACAGTTGTTTTCCGATTTTGAGAATATAGAACCGGTATTAGCAGGTAATACGTTGAAAGATGCCTATATAGCTGCATCTGCAAAATATTTCCCTCCCTCTGGTCAGTTACCCGACTCTTTATTCTTTTCCATGCCTCAATATAACACATGGATTGAACTGATGTACAATCAGAATCAGGAAGATGTATTGAAATATGCCGACAATATTTTGAAATATAAATTTCCCGTAGGTGTTTTTATGGTTGATGACAACTGGCAGAAATATTATGGTAATTTTGATTTTAAACCCGAACGTTTTCCTGATCCGAAAGGTATGATCGATCAGCTCCATAAAGACGGATTCCGTATTATGTTATGGATCTGCCCGTTTGTTAGCCCGGATAGTCCAGAATTTCGCGAATTGCAGCAAAAAAATTATTTAATCAAGAAAAAAGGAACTAACCAGGCGGCTATTATTCCTTGGTGGAACGGATATAGTGCATGTTATGATCTGAGTAATCCGGCTGCTGCGGAACATTTAAAACAACAGTTACGTACTATGCAGGATAAGTATGGTGTGGATGGTTTCAAATTTGATGCAGGTGATATCGGTCCTTACAGTGATCCTGATCTGGAATTCTATGATAAAGACGCTACTTCAGTCGATATGTGTGAATATTGGGCAAAAATAGGTCTGGATTTCCCATTCAACGAATACCGTGCCGGTTGGAAGATGGGAGGGCAGCCTTTAGTGCAACGCTTGGGGGATAAAGACTATTCCTGGAATGCAGTAGGCTTGTTGATCCCTGATATGATTGCTGCGGGTCTGTTAGGATATGCTTATGCTTGTCCAGATATGATCGGTGGGGGGCAGTTCGGTTCTTTTTTGGGTATTGACCAGACCAAATTGGATCAGGAATTGATTGTTCGTTCCTGCCAGGTGCATACCTTGATGCCTATGATGCAGTTTTCTGTAGCACCTTGGCGCATCCTCGATGAAAAGCATCTGGCTATCTGTCGTGATTATGCTCATTTGCATGAAAAGATGGGGGGGTATATTCTGGATCAAGCACGTTCTTCAGCACAAACAGGCGAACCGATCATTCGTCATATGGAATATGCTTTTCCTCATCAGGGATTTGTAAATTGCAAAGATCAGTTCATGTTGGGAGATAAGTACCTGGTAGCTCCGATCCTGACAAAAGAACATATACGTAAGGTTATGTTGCCCAAAGGAGAGTGGAGAGATGATACCGGCAAAAAATTCCGTGGGCCTAAAACTATAGAGGTGAATGCTCCTCTGGAAAGATTACCCTGGTTTGAGAAGATAAAGTAA
- a CDS encoding alpha-N-acetylglucosaminidase, translating into MKIINILLLLCFSAVMQASPIDGLLERIDKGASRKFIIEQIKSPTDFFELDQKGDKVVIRGNNYVSIATGINWYLKYHAGIHLSWNGMQATLPEILPAVTKKERHETGMKLRYDLNYCTFSYTMAFWDWDRWEKEIDWMALHGINLPLAMTGVESVWYNVLKKLGYNKEEINEFISGPGFMAWWLMNNLEGWGGPNPDSWYQQQTVLQKKILKRMREYGIEPVLPGYSGMVPHNAKEKMGLNVSDPGLWCGYRRPAFLQPTDPRFQEIASLYYKEMEKLFGKANYYSMDPFHEGGSVAGVDLDAAGKAIMSAMKKVNPKAVWVAQAWQANPRSKMIENLKARDMIVLDLFAESRPQWGDAESTWYRKNGFGQHDWIYCMLLNYGGNVGLHGKMAHVIDEFYKAKESPFGKTLCGVGMTMEGSENNPVMFELLTELPWREQRFDKEEWLANYVRARYGSDNKTVEEAWTLLSNSIYNCPSQSVQQGTHESIFCARPSENAYQASSWSEMSDYYNPQDVIHAARLMVSVADQYKGNNNFEYDLVDIVRQAITERGRLLYKAVMAAYTSGDKPLFEMASRHFLQLILLQDELLGTRREFMVGNWIEQARNLGKTPEEKALYEWNARVQITTWGNRQAADEGGLRDYAHKEWNGILKDFYYMRWKAYFDNLTQKMDGKNPEEIDFYVLEEPWTKETNPYPSKPENDCIPTVKQIFKEIFE; encoded by the coding sequence ATGAAAATAATTAATATTCTGTTGCTATTATGCTTTTCGGCAGTGATGCAAGCAAGCCCGATAGACGGGTTATTAGAGCGTATTGACAAGGGAGCTTCCCGTAAATTTATCATCGAACAGATCAAATCGCCCACCGACTTTTTTGAACTGGATCAGAAAGGAGATAAAGTCGTTATCCGCGGTAACAATTATGTCAGTATTGCAACCGGAATAAACTGGTATCTAAAATATCATGCAGGGATTCACCTCTCCTGGAACGGAATGCAGGCTACGCTTCCGGAAATCCTTCCTGCCGTAACAAAAAAAGAACGACATGAAACAGGAATGAAACTACGTTATGACCTGAACTACTGTACGTTTTCTTATACAATGGCATTCTGGGACTGGGATCGCTGGGAGAAAGAGATCGACTGGATGGCTTTGCATGGAATCAATCTGCCATTAGCCATGACAGGGGTGGAAAGTGTCTGGTATAACGTTTTGAAAAAGTTGGGCTATAACAAGGAGGAGATCAATGAATTTATCTCCGGTCCCGGTTTTATGGCCTGGTGGCTGATGAATAACCTGGAAGGCTGGGGCGGCCCTAATCCTGACAGTTGGTATCAGCAGCAGACCGTTTTGCAAAAGAAGATACTGAAACGTATGCGTGAATACGGCATCGAACCTGTATTGCCGGGATATTCCGGCATGGTCCCTCACAATGCCAAAGAAAAGATGGGGCTGAATGTTTCCGACCCGGGCTTATGGTGCGGTTATCGCCGTCCGGCTTTCCTTCAGCCTACCGATCCTCGCTTTCAGGAGATAGCTTCCCTTTATTACAAAGAGATGGAGAAATTGTTTGGCAAAGCCAATTATTACAGCATGGACCCGTTCCATGAAGGAGGTAGCGTTGCCGGAGTCGATCTGGATGCTGCCGGCAAAGCAATCATGTCTGCCATGAAGAAGGTAAATCCGAAAGCCGTTTGGGTAGCCCAGGCATGGCAAGCCAATCCTCGTTCAAAGATGATTGAGAATCTGAAGGCTAGAGATATGATCGTCCTCGATTTGTTTGCAGAAAGCCGCCCGCAATGGGGAGACGCCGAGTCGACCTGGTACCGTAAAAACGGTTTTGGGCAACACGACTGGATCTATTGTATGCTGCTGAATTATGGCGGAAATGTCGGTCTGCACGGAAAAATGGCGCATGTGATCGATGAATTCTATAAGGCAAAAGAAAGCCCTTTCGGTAAAACGTTATGTGGCGTCGGTATGACGATGGAGGGTAGTGAAAACAATCCGGTCATGTTTGAGTTATTAACCGAACTCCCTTGGAGAGAACAACGGTTCGATAAAGAGGAATGGCTGGCAAACTACGTTCGTGCCCGTTACGGTTCTGATAATAAAACAGTGGAAGAAGCCTGGACGTTACTCAGTAACTCGATCTATAACTGTCCTTCTCAATCCGTTCAGCAGGGAACACATGAATCTATCTTTTGTGCACGTCCATCGGAAAATGCTTATCAGGCTTCCAGCTGGTCGGAAATGTCTGATTATTATAATCCCCAGGATGTTATCCATGCTGCTCGTCTGATGGTATCGGTAGCCGATCAGTATAAAGGGAATAATAACTTTGAATATGATCTCGTTGATATTGTTCGCCAAGCCATTACAGAAAGAGGTCGTCTGCTGTACAAAGCAGTGATGGCCGCTTATACATCAGGAGATAAGCCACTCTTTGAAATGGCCTCCCGGCATTTCCTGCAACTGATTCTTTTGCAGGATGAATTATTAGGAACACGTCGTGAGTTTATGGTAGGAAACTGGATTGAGCAGGCTCGTAATCTGGGGAAGACTCCTGAAGAAAAAGCTTTATATGAATGGAACGCACGTGTACAGATTACCACCTGGGGCAACCGTCAGGCCGCTGACGAAGGAGGTCTGAGAGATTATGCCCACAAGGAATGGAACGGGATACTAAAAGATTTCTACTACATGCGATGGAAAGCCTATTTCGACAATCTTACCCAAAAGATGGATGGGAAGAATCCAGAAGAAATAGATTTTTATGTATTGGAAGAACCTTGGACAAAAGAGACAAATCCGTATCCATCTAAACCAGAAAATGATTGTATTCCAACTGTAAAACAAATATTCAAAGAAATTTTTGAATAA
- a CDS encoding RagB/SusD family nutrient uptake outer membrane protein: MKKLLYTLMCCCALSSCTDLEPERYDAINPGFFPKTEKDAEALVTGGVYAPFRCDNYSGIFNVATGVQIIGDMSTDIAVCCWVNDAWIPLTSHNWTPNHQYSTINYTNYAKYLGTMTLTLERISGVEMADDVKARMNAEIHMGRGWLAFLLYDFYGPIPIPTLDQLNNPLAEEIIPRATQEEMTTFIETELKAALEGLPTRASSFGRFDKGLAYTVLMKFYMHEKNWAKAVECGRELMKADYGYGLMDTYQSIFTLENEQNKEIIFACTEERGTQLELWHDHCLPGNYPCKNNSIQRWDGFKVPWPFYRTFDKKDDRLSVLVGEYVGNDGVLFNEESDIIKHGNTYSGAVPVKYAEDPESTGDGSQIDWIVYRYADVLTLLSEAIVRNNNAVNQEALDLLNLVRVRAKLNAYTMGDVKGADDFLDKVLQERGYELWWEGVRRSDLIRHGKFIQNAIDRGSTTTKPEFVLFPLPQAVINEGKGIIIQNAGY; encoded by the coding sequence ATGAAGAAATTATTATATACACTAATGTGCTGCTGCGCATTAAGCTCATGTACCGACCTGGAACCGGAAAGATATGATGCCATCAATCCCGGATTTTTCCCGAAAACAGAGAAGGATGCGGAAGCATTGGTTACAGGTGGAGTTTATGCTCCTTTCCGTTGTGATAATTATAGCGGTATATTTAACGTCGCTACCGGTGTACAGATCATCGGTGATATGTCGACGGATATAGCTGTTTGCTGCTGGGTCAATGATGCATGGATTCCGTTGACCAGCCATAACTGGACGCCCAATCATCAATATTCAACGATCAACTACACCAATTATGCAAAATACCTGGGGACTATGACGTTAACTCTGGAACGTATTTCCGGTGTGGAAATGGCTGATGACGTAAAGGCACGCATGAATGCCGAGATACACATGGGGCGTGGCTGGCTAGCCTTCTTATTATATGATTTTTACGGTCCAATCCCCATCCCTACATTAGATCAGCTGAATAATCCGCTGGCAGAAGAGATCATACCACGTGCTACCCAGGAAGAAATGACTACGTTTATTGAAACAGAGTTGAAAGCAGCTTTGGAAGGTCTTCCTACCCGCGCCTCTTCTTTCGGACGTTTCGACAAAGGTTTGGCATATACCGTTCTGATGAAATTCTATATGCATGAAAAGAACTGGGCAAAAGCGGTTGAATGCGGTCGTGAACTGATGAAAGCAGATTATGGATACGGTTTGATGGATACGTATCAGTCTATCTTCACACTGGAAAATGAACAAAACAAAGAAATCATCTTTGCCTGTACGGAAGAAAGAGGAACCCAGTTGGAATTATGGCACGACCATTGCCTGCCGGGCAACTATCCTTGCAAAAACAACTCTATCCAACGCTGGGACGGTTTCAAAGTTCCCTGGCCGTTCTATCGCACATTCGATAAAAAAGACGATCGCCTCTCCGTACTGGTTGGTGAATACGTTGGAAACGATGGTGTATTGTTCAATGAAGAATCCGATATTATCAAGCACGGTAATACCTATTCGGGAGCCGTACCGGTTAAGTATGCAGAAGACCCCGAGTCAACCGGCGATGGTAGCCAGATCGACTGGATCGTTTATCGGTATGCCGATGTATTGACATTATTGTCGGAAGCGATTGTCCGTAATAATAATGCAGTTAACCAGGAAGCACTGGATTTACTGAACCTGGTTCGCGTACGTGCCAAACTGAATGCATATACCATGGGCGATGTGAAAGGTGCAGACGATTTTCTGGATAAAGTTCTTCAGGAAAGAGGATATGAACTATGGTGGGAAGGCGTACGTCGTTCTGACCTGATCCGCCACGGTAAGTTTATCCAGAACGCGATAGACAGAGGATCCACGACTACCAAACCGGAGTTTGTATTGTTCCCGCTGCCACAAGCAGTAATCAATGAAGGCAAAGGAATTATTATACAAAACGCTGGATATTAA